The Methanoregula sp. UBA64 region ACCACTCTTTTGCTTTTTGAGCCATCCGGGATGTTTGAATTTTAAGAAGATCAGGGGAGGCACGGCCAAAAGGAACGTACCGAGCAGCACCGAACCGACATAGACCGCCCAGTTCGTGAAGTACATCGGGGGCATGAGCCCGACGATAAAGGAGAGGACCGTGCCAAAGAGGCCAAGGCCTCCCACAATCCAGACCCCGATCATTCCGCCGGGGATCTTAAAGGGCCGGGGCGTGTCGGGCTTGCTGTACCGCAGCTTGATGAGCGCGGCAAAGACGAGAATGTACACGATACAGAGCAACTCGACGGTCATTGCCGAGAGGATCCAGTAGGCCTGGTTCACGGACGGGAGGAACACGTAGAGCAGCGAGACTACCGAACCGATCAGCGCCTGGATGAGAAGCACCGCGACCGGCGCACCGTACTTGTTGGTGCGGTCGAAGATCGGGGGCATGTTGCCTTCCTCCGCAACGATCCCAAGACCTTTTGCCGGGCCAATCAGCCACGCGGCAAGGTTCACTACACCGCCCAGCGTGATGAGAAGGGCCATGGGGCCGACGAGCCACGCGATCCCGGCCGCATCGAAGAAGTACTGGATCGCCTGCATGACGCCCGAGGCGAGGTTGAGCTGGGACGCGGGGATCACGATCGCAATCGCGAGCGTTGCAAGGACGGTGCAGATCACGATGATAACGGCCGAGAGCGCCATTGCCCGGGGGAAGTCCCGCTGCGGGTTTTTGGTCTCAAGGGCATGGAAGCCGGCCATCTCCATCCCGGCAAACAACAGGACGATCGTTGCAAAGAACGGGAGCGTGGAGAGATTGATGGTCGGCACGGTCTGCGCAAGCGTGAAATGCGGGATCACGATCTTCTGTCCCGAGCCCAGCCACCAGAGGCCGAGACCGATGATCAACAGCGAGGGGACGATGCTCCCGAGGATCACGCCAATGTTCGAGAACTTTGTCGATGTCTCTTCGCCGAAGTAGGCAATCGCGGTGGTGCCCCAGAACACGATCATCATGACCGAGAACATGAACCAGGGGTTGGCCGCAAGGTCCGGCGTGAGCGCGAACGCGAGCGTTGAAGCGGTAAAGGAGAGAACGGTCGGGAACCAGACGAGATTGTTCGACCATTCGCAGAAGAGGGCGACAAACCCGCCCTTCTCGCCGAATGCCTGCTTGACCCAGGCGTACACCCCGCCGCCTTCGGGCCAGCCGGTTGCAAGTTCCGCTCCCGCAAGGGAGATCGGGATCAAAAAGACGATGGCCCCGATGATGTACCAGCCGATACACGACCAGCCGTACACGGCCATCGAGGGGAAATTCCTGATACTCAGCACCGCTGCCACGTTGATCATGGCAAGCGCAAAGAGCCCGAGCACTTTTTTGTTGACTACCGGTGCATCGCTCATCGTTTCTTCTCCTTTGTGTTCTTCTCCTTTAAGCAGATCATCATGTACTCACCTTTGATGCTCTCGATCCCGTGCGTGTCGTGCTCGAAGCCCGGGAACGCCCGGTCAAAGTCCTGCAGCGAGAGCAGGTACTGGATAATGGGGCCGTTCTTTGGCCCGGTCTTCTCGCCCGGCGCAAGGAGCGGGATGCCCGGCGGGTAGGGCACGATCCCGGTGGCAACGATGCGGTTTGCAGCCTGCGAGACCGGGATCTGTTCTACATTGTCCTTCACCAGTTTCGAGAAGGTCTCCGCGTAGGTGACCTTTGGTTCGGGTAAGATCGAGAAGGCCTTCTGGAGCAGGCCGCACATGTCGTGGTCCCGCTTGAACGCGTGCATCCTGGCCACGAGCTCCTGGAGCTTCATGCCGCCATACCGGTCCGGCCATTTCTCCACAAGATCCGGGAAGATATCTTCGACCGGGGCGTTCTCGTCGTACTGGCGTTTGAACTCGAAGAGCTCGGTAATAAGCGTGCCCCACTTGCCCTTGGTCATGCCCATCGAGAACAAGAAGAGGATCGAGTAGTCCCCGCTCTTTTCGTTGATGATGCCTTTCGTGTCCAGGTACTTGACCACGATTGCCGCCGGGATGCCCCATGCCGCAAGCGTGCCGTCTTCGTTCACGCCCGGGGTGAGCACGGTGACCTTGATGGGGTCGAGCATGCAGTAGTTGTCGGGGAACCCGGTAAAGCCGTGCCAGGCTTCGCCCGGGTGGAGCACCCAGCACGAAGGCGTGGAGCGGAGGGTTTCGAGGGGCACGGATTCGAACGGGACCTTCTTTTTTGTCTTCGGGTCCACCACCGTTGCCGGCTGCCACATCGGGAACCACCAGTCGCCCTTCTTTTTGCCGCCCGCAATCTCTTTTGCGATCCGGGCCATGGTGCGCCGGAACCGGATCGCCTCTTCGATCGATTCGGTCGTGAGCACCCGGCCCGATGCACCGTCCATCATTTTCGAGGAAACGTCCAGCGACGCGATGATCGTGTAGAGCGGCGAGGTGGAGCTGTGCATCATGAACCCCTCGTTGAACCGGGCGTGCTCGATGGGCACCCGGCCGTTTCTCACGTGGACCATGGAGGCCTGCGAGAGTGCCGCGAGGAGCTTGTGCGTGGACTGCGTGGCAAAGACGGTCGGGCCTTTTGGATCCTTTGCCCCGTCCCGCATGGCAAACCGGTCCACATAGAGCGGGTTGAACCGGGCGTAGCCGTACCAGGCTTCATCGAAGTGTATGCTGTCCACGCTTTTTCCCAGTTCCTTTTCCACATCGGCTGCAAGATAACAGAGGCCGTCGTAGGTCGAGTTCGTGATGATGGCGTGGACCGGGGTCTTGTCCTTGAGATCTTTCGCCAGCGGGCAGGCAGCGATCTTCTTCTTTATCGCTGCGGGCGTCATGTCGGCCGGCGGGATCGGGCCGATGATCCCGTACCGGTTCCGGGTCGGGATCAGGTACACGGCCACGGAATGCGTCATGGTGAGCGCGTGCTCGGCGGACTTGTGGCAGTTCCGGTCCACGAGCACCACATCGTCTTTGGTGACCCGGCCAAAGAAGACGATCTTGTTTGCCGTGGAGGTGCCGTTTGTCACAAAATAGGTCATATCGGCGCCGAATACTTTTGCCGCGTACCGCTCGGCCTCGCCCACCGGGCCGGAGTGGTCGAGGAGCGAGCCGAGTTCGCCGACCGAGATCGAGAGGTCGGAGCGGAAGAGCTGTTCCCCGAAGAAATTAAAGAACTGCCGGCCGGCCGGGGTCTTGCGGAATGCCGTGCCGCCGGCATGGCCGGGCGTGTGCCAGGAGTACTCGAAGTCTTTGGAGAACTTCACGAGTTCGCCAAAGAACGGGGGCAGCAGCTTGTCCTGGTAGCGTTTGGCCGCAGCGGTGATACGCCCGGCAATAAAGTCGGGGGTATCGTCCATCACGTAGAGGTACTCGTTGACCTCTTTTAAGACATCGACCGTCAGGCCGATGGGGGGATCGTTCATCGGTTCGGCCATTAAAAAGATCGGGATGTCCTCGTTCACGCTGCGGATCTGGCGGATCAGGGTAAGCGTGTCCTGCTGCTTCTTACCCGTTTTGTCGCCGAGGTTCCAGTTGATCAGGATACAGCTGACCGCAGGAAGATTGGCGTATGCGTTCCGGGCATCGGCGGGAGAGGCAACGTCGGCAACAAAGATATCGTATGCCTCGAGATCGCGGACGATCCGCTGCAGGGCCCTGCCGTGAGGGGTTTCGGTGTGGATCGCATCGTCCACGATCCCGACCACCAGGCGTTCCTCGGGTTTCATGGGACGCTCCCGTGCAGCCGGGAGACCGGCATCAGTACATTTCCGGGGTTCAGACTCCTGTTCATGAGTCTGGCTATGATGATACTGGCATTTAAATAATTCGGGATTATGTATTCCGGGCAAAAGAATCCGGTGGATTGCCGGGACAACCGGGAAGAGAACAGCGGCACCTTGCGGATGAATGCGGTACGCAGGTGAGATGCAGCCATGCTCCTGCTCTCAGGTGCGGTTATCGCATACACCCTGCGGGTTACCCCGGAAAGAAAAAAGGATTAAATGTACCGGTTCTTCCGCAGCCAGTCGGTCTGCGGCTTGAGGTACCGGTAAATAATATCGCACTTGTCGTCCTGGATGCTCCAGGGAACGATAATGACCGTGTCGCCTTCGCGGATCCACTGTCTTTTCTTGATCTTGCCCTTGATCCGGCCCATCCGGGAAACCCCGTCGATGCACTGGACGCGGATATGATTTGCCCCCATCATGGTCTCGGCCCGGGCAAACTGCTCGTTATTCCATTTTTTGGGCAGACGTACACGACATACCGGCGTACCGTCCGGGTTTAGTGCATTCGGATCTGCCTCACCTGTATCTACTCGTTTGTGATAACCAGCCATTCAACCAACTACGTTCGCACTATAAATGACTGCTGACCTGTTGAAGGTATGTATTGGAGGATAATTACGCACATGACAGATACACCTTTCAGGTCGCACGCCAATTGAACACTTATCACAGCAGAGCGATGATGGCATAACGGATCAGCTTGTTCACACGCTGGTGGCGCCCCGCAACGGATCATGACGGGGCGGCATTATCCCGGATATCGAACTTTTCTGTCATGGTCGAAACGATCCACGTGCGGCCGTTGTAATAACCGGCACAGATCAGGACCCGGTTTTTCCCGGGAAAAAACGGGAAAAACGACCGGTAACTGTTAAAAAAACGAGGAAGAATATGTCACAACAGCTTGGCGGGCAGCCAATTATTATCTTACGACAGGGAACAACGCGGAACAGGGGCGAGGAAGCCCAGAGCAGTAATATCACTGCCGCCATGGCGGTAGGAACTGCGGTCCGCTCGACGCTCGGTCCAAAAGGCATGGACAAGATGCTCATCGACGGCATGGGCGACGTAGTGATCACAAACGACGGCGCAACGATCCTAAAAGAGATGGACATCCAGCACCCGGCCGCAAAGATGATGGTCGAGATCGCAAAGACCCAGGACGACGAAGTCGGGGACGGCACGACCTCGGCCGTGGTCCTTGCCGGGGAACTCTTGAAAAACGCACAGGATCTGCTCGAACAGCGTGTCCACCCGACCGTAATCGCGGAAGGGTACCGGCAGGCCGCGACAAAGTCGCTTGAGATCCTCGCAAAGATCGCAATTGCGGTAAAGCCGGAAGATCACGCGATGCTTGAAAAAGTCGCGGAGACCGCGATCAGCGGCAAAGGGGCGGAAGCGTACAAGAAACTGCTCTGCAATATCGTTGTCAAAGCGGTCACGAGCGTTGCCGATCCCGACGGCACGGTCGATATCAAGCACGTGAACGTGCAGAAAAAGACCGGGGGCGCAGTCGAGGATACCGTGCTTATCGAGGGCATGGTCATCGACAAGGAACGGGCAAACCCGGGGATGCCAAAGTCTGTAAAAAACGCGAAAATTTTGCTCCTGAACGCTGCGCTCGAATACAAAAAGACCGAGGTCTCGGCAAAGATCAACATCTCCCGGCCCGATCAGGTGCAGGCATTCCTTGACGAAGACGAGCAGATGGTTCACGCTCTGGCAGAGAAAGTGATCCGTAGCGGGGCAAACGTGGTGTTCTGCGGGAAAGGCATCGACGATGTCGCCCAGCACTACCTGACAAAAGCCGGGATCTTTGCCGTGCGCCGGGTAAAAAAGAGCGACCTTGAAAATCTCTCCCGCGCCACCGGGGCTGCGATCCTCACCAGCATCGATACCGTCACACCGGCCGATCTCGGGTCTGCCGGCCTTGTGGAGGAGACGAAGTTCTCCGGAGATGAGATGATCACGATCGCGAAATGCAAAAACCCCAAAGCCGTCTCCATCATTATCCGGGGCGGGTCCGATCATATCATCGATGAGATCGAACGCGCCCTCCACGATGCGCTCATGGTCGTCGGCGTTGTCGTGCAGGACAAAAAGGTCGTTGCCGGCGGCGGGGCGCCCGAGATCGAGCTCTCGCTCCAGCTGCACCGGTACGCGGCAACGGTCGGCGGCCGCAACCAGCTCGCGATCGAGGCATTCGCACAGGCGCTTGAGATCATCCCGCGGTCGCTGGCCGAGAACGCCGGCCTTGACGCCATCGATATGGTCGTTGCGATCCGGGCTGCGCACGAGGCGGGAAAGAGAACCTTCGGCCTCGATGTGTACGAGGCAAAACCGGTCGACATGCAGAAAGCCGGCGTCATCGAGCCCTTAAAGGTAAAGACGCAGGCCATTTCAAGCGCCACAGAAGCGGCGGTCATGATCCTGCGCATCGACGATGTCATCGCATCGTCGCAGTCCGGCAGCCCGGGCGGGATGCCCCGGGGTGGCATGCCGCCGGGAATGGGGGATGACTAGGAATGCCGTATGCATACACCCGCGGACGGGGAGCATAATGAGCGTTATGGTGAAATTCCATCATGTCGGGGTGTTTCACTCCGGCGACTCCCTTTCTATCGACCTTAGCAAGATTACGGAGTTCAAAATTACCCGGCAGCGCAATACCTGCGACCTCCTTGCCATCACCCCGGAAAACCAGCAGCCCGACCGGCCGTACGCGATCGCGACACGGGACCGGGAGTTCCAGCTGCAGGAGATCATCGCCGATCTCAAGAAATTAAAAACCGAGCGTCGGAATCTCGTGTACGAGATCACCGATACCGAAGTCCGCAGGGAGATAACCGGATAACTTTTTTTTAATTTTTCTGCCGGTTCCGGTGGCGTGCCGGTGCGATCTTTTCGGCCGGCAGCCCGATACGCAAGGTTTCTTAAAAACAGTTCCCGCCGGGGAGACGGGGGCAGTGCTTCAGGGCGGATCCGGGCGATGCCCCCGGTCTCGCGTTTTTCATCTGCCCGGATACCGGTTCATGGCAAAAAATACCACAAAAGAACTACGCACACGACCGCAATGCCGCCCCAGAACCACCAGGTCTTCCAGACCGGCTGGGCCTCGGTAAAATTGTACCAGCCCAGGTCGTCGGCGTCCCTTCCCATGAACCATTCCGTGAAGGCGTTTGTCATGACCTGTCCTTTGCATTACTCATGCCTCATTAGGCCTTCAGGAGAAATAGTTTCCCGCTATCGGGAGATAGGAAAAAAAGGAGATTTGCCCGGAATTGTATGGGGCGGGATAGTCGTCCCTTATCCCACGGCGATATCGTACACCGCGTGCCACTGGCCGGGCGAGTAGGACCGGACCTCGCGTTCGGTAACCGTAACACCGGCCCCGCCCAGCTCCCGGATCCGGGCAAGGTGCTCGCCCGTTTCGGATACCAGCGAATAGAAATGGATCGTGCCCCCGGGCCGGACGAGCCGGAAGGCTTCCGGTAAAAATTCCGTGCCGGCCAGCGGGAGGTTCATGACGATCCGGTCGAACTTCCACGACAGGATCTTTTCCAGGTGCCGGGCATCGGCAAGCACCGGGATCACGTTTGCCGCCCGGTTCTTCCGGATATTTTCCATCATGAGCCGGACGGCCTGCGGGTTTAGATCGGCCGCGACAACCACACCCGCCCGGGCGGCAAGCGTGATGGCAAACGGCCCGACCCCGGCGAACATATCGAGCACGAGCTCGCCGTCATTGACCTGATCGAGGATCCGGTGGCGTTCGGTCGAGAGCCGGGCGGAGAAGTAGGCGCCGGCAAGATCGACCACGAACCGGCGCCCGTGTTCGGTCACCTCCGTCCGGGTCGTGTCGGTGCCGGCAAGGACACGGTAGTCCCGGGTCCGGTACTCGCCCGAGACCTCGCTTGTCGGGAAAAGCACCGTGTGGAGCGAGGGCCGGTTTGCAAGGATCTTCTCCGCCCCCGCGGGATCGTTCTCCTGCATGATCGCGATCCCGCCCACGAGCTCGTGGCGGGGAAGTGCCTCGCGGCCGGGCTGCTCCCCGAACTCGTACCACCCGGCGCCGTCACGCTCCGCGAGCACGGCAAAGATCAGGAACGGCCCGTCGTGCAGGACCTTGAGCGTCACATCGAGCGCCCCCTCGCCGATGAGCGCCTGCCGTGTTGCTTCGCCCTCCTGTGCCGGTACCCGTATGCCCCACTGCCCGGTTGTCATTTTTAAAAGACCACTGCGCTCATAATAGTATACAACCAACAGGTATTCATGGCTGGTGATGACGGACACCACAATGCAGAGGGGCAGGGCGGCCCCGGCTGCACAAACGAAGCAGAGATCCGGACCCGGATCAAGACGGGCGAGGTCAGGCTCTACGAACTCGAAAAGATGATGCCGCCGGTCGATGCGGTGCGGGTGCGCCGGGGGTACATCGAGCAGGAGACCGGGACCACCTTAGAGAACATCGGGATCTTCTCCCTCGACGTGGACCGGGCCGCGACCCGGAACTGCGAGAACATGATCGGCGCCGTGCAGGTGCCGGTCGGGGTTGCCGGGCCGGTGCTCGTAAACGGCGAATACGCGAAGGGGAAGTTCTGGCTGCCCCTTGCAACAACCGAAGGGGCGCTTATTGCCTCGGTGAACCGGGGCGCAGGCGCAATAACAAAAGCCGGCGGGGCGGAAGTACGCGTCCTGCACGACGTGATGACCCGGGCGCCGGTCTTTGCGGCAAAAAGCGTGGCGCACGCAAAAGAGATAGCGGACTGGGCCGCCGCCCACGAGAAGGAGTTTGCCGCGATTGCTGCAACGACCACCTCGCACGGGCAGATGACCGGGCTTACCACCTACGTTGCGGGCACGAGCGTCTTTGTCCGGCTCGAATTCGATACGAAAGACGCGATGGGCATGAACATGGTCACCATCGCGAGCGCGAAGATTGCCGACGAGATAGCAAAAGCCACCGGCGCCCGGCTCATCGCCCTCTCGGGGAACATGTGCGCCGACAAGAAGCCGGCGGCTATCAATGCAATCATGGGCCGGGGCCGGAGCGTTGTCGCCGGCATCGCGCTCTCCCACGAGCTCATCGAAAAGATCTTCAAGACCGATGCAAAATCGATGTTCGAGGTCAACTACCGGAAAAACCTCGTCGGCTCGGCCCGGGCCGGGGCCATGGGCTTCAACGCCCATGCGGCAAACGTGGTCGCGGCGATGTTCATTGCCTGCGGGCAGGACGCGGCCCATGCCATTGACGGCAGCACCTGCATGACCACGATCGACCCGACCGACGACGGGGTGTACGTATCCGTCACGCTCCCCTCGCTCCCGGTCGGCACGGTCGGCGGCGGGACAGGAGTGGACACTCAAGCAGAGTGCCTGAAGATCCTCGGCGTTGCCGGTGGCGGGACGCCCCCGGGCGCGAACGCCAAAAAGCTTGCCGAGATCATCGCGGCCGGCGTTCTTGCCGGGGAACTCTCGCTGATCGGCGCACTTGCCGCCCAGCACCTTGCCCGGGCCCACCAGGAACTGGGCCGGGGCGTGAAACGGTAAGCGATAAAAAAAGTATTTTCTCTTTTTCTTTCGGGTTTTTTCAGGGGTATGCTTCGCTAAAATCGCGGAGCGCCGATGCAAGGATCTTAGTCTTTCCCACGAGCGCCGCGATCATGATCGTATCGAAGATCTCGCCTCTGGTGGCTCCCTCTTTTGCCGCGGCCTGGATATGGAACTTCAGGCACGGGCCGGCCCCTGCCGCTGCCGCCGCCGCAAGGGTGACGAGCTCGGCGGTCTTTGCCGAAAGGTTCGGGGGCCGGCAGAGCATATCGTCCGCAATGCACATGAGCGCGAAGTAGTCCGGCCGCTCGTTCTTCTGGACGGGCAGGATAAACGGCATGCTCCCGAGCATCTTCTGTGTGTCTTCGAGCATGTCGTCGCCGATGGAGTCCGCGTGTTTCAAAAATTCGCTGATTGCCTCTTTGTTTGCCTCTTTCATTTCCCAGGCCTCGAAACTGTGATTTTCCCGTTAGTCTGGCGGGGCGATAAACGATCCGAAACAATCTGCCCGGGCGGGGGTTCCTGATCCATCCGCACACTGGAAGGTACGTACGGAAACGGCCACCCCCGATGGGGGTCACAAGGTGCAAAAGTGATCTCCGGGATCCGGGAAGACCGCGGATTTTCACGTCAGAAAAACAAACAATCGTACCGTGGCCCTGTACAAAAATGCACCATGCGATCCTTCGGGGGGTCCCGTATTTTTGCCCGGGATTTGTAAGCAGTGAACCGGGAGCAGGAGTGCCAAAGAGAGCGTTTGTGCCCTAGAACCGGAACCACTTCATCATCACAAGGGCGTCCTCGCCGTTTGCATAATAGCCGCCGACAAAAAAGACATCCTGGTACCCGAGCCGGCGGTAGAACTTCTGGGCGGGGACATTGGATTCCCGGACTTCGAGCTGGGAGCCGGTGGCAAGCTGGAGCGCGAACTGGTGCTCGGTCCGGTGCATCAGCTGGCGCCCGATCCCCCGGCCACGGAACTGCGAGGATACCGCGAAGTTGCAGATGTGGCCGTAGATATTCTCGCCCGTATCCTCGATGGCCCCGATGATGAACCCCGCGATCTGTCCCTCGCAGATCGCGACAAAGAACGTGGTCGGGTAATACGCGAGCGCCTCGGCAAACGTCTGTTTATCCCATGCCTCGACAAATGCCTCGACCTCGATGGCATAGATCGCATCGACATCGGCCGGGCCTGCCCGCCGGATCTGGGCAGGGGTCTTTACCGGGATAGCGTCACGGGATTTTATCATGGGGAAGAGCTCGTTTTTGCAGGTTATCCTGTTGCCCTTCGCGTACAATAAGGCTTTTGCGCCAACAAGCCCGCTTTCGAGCGGGCTTTCGCCGGGGTCTGTGGGTATATATGTGATATCGCCAAACGTATGAGAAAGAACGCCCTGTTTTAATAGGGCGCCGGTTGGTACCATGGTAACGATCTGCCGATTCCCCGCGGTGCGTCCCGCACCCGGCGAGGCCCAGGCCATCGCAGCGGTCCCGTACGATGTCGTGACTGCCGAAGAGGCGCGGGCGATCATCAAAAAGAACCCGGACAGTTTTTTAACCGTCAGCCGTTCTGACGCCGAACTCCCGGACCTGCCCGCAAACGACGACAAAGTCTACGAGCGGGCGAAGACGAACTTTACTGCGCTGATCGCGAGCGGCCGGCTGAAAAAGGATGCACAGCCCGGGATGTACGTGTACCGGATCCGGCAGGACGGGGACACGTTTTTAGGGCTCTGCTGCTGCCTTGAGACGGAAGATTACCGTACCAATAAAATCCGGCGCCACGAGCTGACCCGGTACGACAAGGAAGAGGACCGGACCCGGCACATCGATGCGGTACAGGCCCACAACGGCCCGGTCGTGCTGTTGTACCGGGACAAGGACAGCCTTTTCTCCTACATCGAATCGCTCATTGCGGGAAGCAGAAAACCGGATGCCGAGGTTACGACCCCGCAGGGCGGCATCCACCAGATCTTTGCCGTCACCGATCCTAAGGCACTCGACGAACTGGAGCGCCGGTTTGTTGGTGTTGCAAACCTCTACATCGCCGACGGCCACCACCGGGCAAAGGCCGCGGTGAACCTTGCTGACCGGAAGAAAGCAGCAGGCGAGAAAAGCGATGGCGAGATCGGGCGGTTCATGGGCGTGCTCTTTGCCGAGAACCGGGTGAAGATCCACGGGTACAGCCGGCTGTTGACCGATCTCGGGAAGTACACGCCCGGATCGTTCCTCGCAGAGCTCAAAAAACACTATGCGGTCACCCCGTACGGGACGGTGGACGGGCGCGGGTACAACATAAAACCGCAGATCGCCCGGCCGGAACAGTACCACGTGATGCACCTGTACCTCGGCGGGACGTGGTACGAGTGCACGAAACCCATTGACCAGAACGCCGGGCCCATCGATGTGCTCGATGTCTCGGTGCTCCAGAAGACCGTGCTCGAAGAGATGCTCGGCATCACGGATCCCCGGG contains the following coding sequences:
- a CDS encoding amino acid permease; translation: MSDAPVVNKKVLGLFALAMINVAAVLSIRNFPSMAVYGWSCIGWYIIGAIVFLIPISLAGAELATGWPEGGGVYAWVKQAFGEKGGFVALFCEWSNNLVWFPTVLSFTASTLAFALTPDLAANPWFMFSVMMIVFWGTTAIAYFGEETSTKFSNIGVILGSIVPSLLIIGLGLWWLGSGQKIVIPHFTLAQTVPTINLSTLPFFATIVLLFAGMEMAGFHALETKNPQRDFPRAMALSAVIIVICTVLATLAIAIVIPASQLNLASGVMQAIQYFFDAAGIAWLVGPMALLITLGGVVNLAAWLIGPAKGLGIVAEEGNMPPIFDRTNKYGAPVAVLLIQALIGSVVSLLYVFLPSVNQAYWILSAMTVELLCIVYILVFAALIKLRYSKPDTPRPFKIPGGMIGVWIVGGLGLFGTVLSFIVGLMPPMYFTNWAVYVGSVLLGTFLLAVPPLIFLKFKHPGWLKKQKSGEQP
- a CDS encoding Orn/Lys/Arg decarboxylase N-terminal domain-containing protein, whose amino-acid sequence is MKPEERLVVGIVDDAIHTETPHGRALQRIVRDLEAYDIFVADVASPADARNAYANLPAVSCILINWNLGDKTGKKQQDTLTLIRQIRSVNEDIPIFLMAEPMNDPPIGLTVDVLKEVNEYLYVMDDTPDFIAGRITAAAKRYQDKLLPPFFGELVKFSKDFEYSWHTPGHAGGTAFRKTPAGRQFFNFFGEQLFRSDLSISVGELGSLLDHSGPVGEAERYAAKVFGADMTYFVTNGTSTANKIVFFGRVTKDDVVLVDRNCHKSAEHALTMTHSVAVYLIPTRNRYGIIGPIPPADMTPAAIKKKIAACPLAKDLKDKTPVHAIITNSTYDGLCYLAADVEKELGKSVDSIHFDEAWYGYARFNPLYVDRFAMRDGAKDPKGPTVFATQSTHKLLAALSQASMVHVRNGRVPIEHARFNEGFMMHSSTSPLYTIIASLDVSSKMMDGASGRVLTTESIEEAIRFRRTMARIAKEIAGGKKKGDWWFPMWQPATVVDPKTKKKVPFESVPLETLRSTPSCWVLHPGEAWHGFTGFPDNYCMLDPIKVTVLTPGVNEDGTLAAWGIPAAIVVKYLDTKGIINEKSGDYSILFLFSMGMTKGKWGTLITELFEFKRQYDENAPVEDIFPDLVEKWPDRYGGMKLQELVARMHAFKRDHDMCGLLQKAFSILPEPKVTYAETFSKLVKDNVEQIPVSQAANRIVATGIVPYPPGIPLLAPGEKTGPKNGPIIQYLLSLQDFDRAFPGFEHDTHGIESIKGEYMMICLKEKNTKEKKR
- the eif1A gene encoding translation initiation factor eIF-1A; translated protein: MAGYHKRVDTGEADPNALNPDGTPVCRVRLPKKWNNEQFARAETMMGANHIRVQCIDGVSRMGRIKGKIKKRQWIREGDTVIIVPWSIQDDKCDIIYRYLKPQTDWLRKNRYI
- the thsA gene encoding thermosome subunit alpha; translation: MSQQLGGQPIIILRQGTTRNRGEEAQSSNITAAMAVGTAVRSTLGPKGMDKMLIDGMGDVVITNDGATILKEMDIQHPAAKMMVEIAKTQDDEVGDGTTSAVVLAGELLKNAQDLLEQRVHPTVIAEGYRQAATKSLEILAKIAIAVKPEDHAMLEKVAETAISGKGAEAYKKLLCNIVVKAVTSVADPDGTVDIKHVNVQKKTGGAVEDTVLIEGMVIDKERANPGMPKSVKNAKILLLNAALEYKKTEVSAKINISRPDQVQAFLDEDEQMVHALAEKVIRSGANVVFCGKGIDDVAQHYLTKAGIFAVRRVKKSDLENLSRATGAAILTSIDTVTPADLGSAGLVEETKFSGDEMITIAKCKNPKAVSIIIRGGSDHIIDEIERALHDALMVVGVVVQDKKVVAGGGAPEIELSLQLHRYAATVGGRNQLAIEAFAQALEIIPRSLAENAGLDAIDMVVAIRAAHEAGKRTFGLDVYEAKPVDMQKAGVIEPLKVKTQAISSATEAAVMILRIDDVIASSQSGSPGGMPRGGMPPGMGDD
- a CDS encoding class I SAM-dependent methyltransferase, producing MTTGQWGIRVPAQEGEATRQALIGEGALDVTLKVLHDGPFLIFAVLAERDGAGWYEFGEQPGREALPRHELVGGIAIMQENDPAGAEKILANRPSLHTVLFPTSEVSGEYRTRDYRVLAGTDTTRTEVTEHGRRFVVDLAGAYFSARLSTERHRILDQVNDGELVLDMFAGVGPFAITLAARAGVVVAADLNPQAVRLMMENIRKNRAANVIPVLADARHLEKILSWKFDRIVMNLPLAGTEFLPEAFRLVRPGGTIHFYSLVSETGEHLARIRELGGAGVTVTEREVRSYSPGQWHAVYDIAVG
- the hmgA gene encoding hydroxymethylglutaryl-CoA reductase (NADPH), with the translated sequence MAGDDGHHNAEGQGGPGCTNEAEIRTRIKTGEVRLYELEKMMPPVDAVRVRRGYIEQETGTTLENIGIFSLDVDRAATRNCENMIGAVQVPVGVAGPVLVNGEYAKGKFWLPLATTEGALIASVNRGAGAITKAGGAEVRVLHDVMTRAPVFAAKSVAHAKEIADWAAAHEKEFAAIAATTTSHGQMTGLTTYVAGTSVFVRLEFDTKDAMGMNMVTIASAKIADEIAKATGARLIALSGNMCADKKPAAINAIMGRGRSVVAGIALSHELIEKIFKTDAKSMFEVNYRKNLVGSARAGAMGFNAHAANVVAAMFIACGQDAAHAIDGSTCMTTIDPTDDGVYVSVTLPSLPVGTVGGGTGVDTQAECLKILGVAGGGTPPGANAKKLAEIIAAGVLAGELSLIGALAAQHLARAHQELGRGVKR
- a CDS encoding carboxymuconolactone decarboxylase family protein — encoded protein: MKEANKEAISEFLKHADSIGDDMLEDTQKMLGSMPFILPVQKNERPDYFALMCIADDMLCRPPNLSAKTAELVTLAAAAAAGAGPCLKFHIQAAAKEGATRGEIFDTIMIAALVGKTKILASALRDFSEAYP
- the rimI gene encoding ribosomal protein S18-alanine N-acetyltransferase — its product is MVPTGALLKQGVLSHTFGDITYIPTDPGESPLESGLVGAKALLYAKGNRITCKNELFPMIKSRDAIPVKTPAQIRRAGPADVDAIYAIEVEAFVEAWDKQTFAEALAYYPTTFFVAICEGQIAGFIIGAIEDTGENIYGHICNFAVSSQFRGRGIGRQLMHRTEHQFALQLATGSQLEVRESNVPAQKFYRRLGYQDVFFVGGYYANGEDALVMMKWFRF
- a CDS encoding DUF1015 domain-containing protein; amino-acid sequence: MVTICRFPAVRPAPGEAQAIAAVPYDVVTAEEARAIIKKNPDSFLTVSRSDAELPDLPANDDKVYERAKTNFTALIASGRLKKDAQPGMYVYRIRQDGDTFLGLCCCLETEDYRTNKIRRHELTRYDKEEDRTRHIDAVQAHNGPVVLLYRDKDSLFSYIESLIAGSRKPDAEVTTPQGGIHQIFAVTDPKALDELERRFVGVANLYIADGHHRAKAAVNLADRKKAAGEKSDGEIGRFMGVLFAENRVKIHGYSRLLTDLGKYTPGSFLAELKKHYAVTPYGTVDGRGYNIKPQIARPEQYHVMHLYLGGTWYECTKPIDQNAGPIDVLDVSVLQKTVLEEMLGITDPRGDARLQYLGGARPVADLEKLVDEKKFQLAFAMQPVRVGTVLSIADAGGIMPPKSTWFEPKLLSGLVIHSFA